In one window of Duganella dendranthematis DNA:
- the fdhE gene encoding formate dehydrogenase accessory protein FdhE produces MVQRLLEPGEIESLDHTSIPRLLLPEARSLFTGRATRLRQLADNQIKGIPVGDTMKGYLLMMAALVDAQAAVIRTLPAETFALPDAAGIELAIDHHMPPLPVSGQRPATWRRVFDAILDQLDPLAASQPQLAAVLAELRALDSAELEGCADAVLAELTEGVHPLHAPFVAAALQVMWTMRASQLDAKRVQPLVTNTLCPVCGAHPVASVIRIGGQSQGYRYLQCSCCASEWHMVRVKCTTCESTAGVAYQSIEPEGGMPAVDPNEPVNKANDPSRVARAEICDSCHTYRKIFNQEHDYNVEPLADDLASLALDVLVGEAGYSRSSGNPLLWFNAE; encoded by the coding sequence TTGGTACAACGTTTGTTAGAACCTGGCGAGATCGAGTCCCTCGATCACACGTCCATCCCGCGCCTGCTGCTGCCTGAAGCACGCAGCCTGTTCACCGGACGCGCCACGCGCCTGCGCCAGTTGGCAGATAATCAAATCAAGGGTATCCCGGTCGGCGATACCATGAAGGGTTACCTGCTGATGATGGCGGCGCTGGTGGACGCCCAGGCCGCGGTGATCCGCACGCTGCCGGCGGAGACTTTCGCCTTGCCAGACGCCGCAGGCATCGAACTGGCCATCGACCACCATATGCCGCCGCTGCCGGTCAGCGGCCAGCGTCCGGCCACCTGGCGCCGCGTGTTTGACGCCATCCTCGACCAACTGGATCCGCTGGCCGCCAGCCAGCCGCAACTCGCGGCCGTGCTGGCCGAGCTGCGTGCGCTCGACAGCGCAGAGCTGGAAGGCTGCGCCGACGCCGTACTGGCCGAACTGACCGAAGGCGTGCATCCGCTGCACGCGCCGTTCGTGGCTGCGGCCTTGCAAGTCATGTGGACCATGCGCGCCAGCCAGCTGGATGCGAAACGCGTGCAGCCGCTGGTGACCAACACCCTGTGCCCGGTGTGCGGCGCCCATCCGGTGGCCAGCGTGATCCGTATCGGCGGCCAGTCGCAAGGCTACCGCTACCTGCAATGCAGCTGCTGCGCCAGCGAATGGCACATGGTGCGCGTCAAGTGCACCACCTGCGAAAGCACGGCCGGCGTGGCCTACCAGAGCATCGAGCCGGAAGGCGGCATGCCGGCGGTGGACCCGAATGAGCCGGTCAACAAGGCCAACGATCCAAGCCGGGTCGCGCGCGCCGAGATCTGCGACTCGTGTCATACCTACCGCAAGATCTTCAACCAGGAGCACGACTACAACGTCGAGCCGCTGGCCGACGATCTGGCCAGCCTGGCGCTGGACGTGCTGGTGGGCGAAGCTGGCTACTCGCGCTCCAGCGGCAATCCCCTGCTGTGGTTTAACGCCGAATGA
- the fdnG gene encoding formate dehydrogenase-N subunit alpha gives MNQMSRRQFLRVTGATIAGSSIALLGFAPATALAEVRQYKLARSTETRNTCPYCSVGCGILMYGLGDGAKNATASIIHIEGDADHPVNRGTLCPKGASLIDFIHSPNRLLAPQYRAPGASEWSPMSWDDALNRIAKLMKADRDANFIEKTEDGKTVNRWTTTGMLCASAASNEVGYLTHKTMRATGMLPFDNQARVUHGPTVAGLASTFGRGAMTNHWVDIKNADVILVMGGNAAEAHPCGFKWVTEAKAHRGAKLIVVDPRFTRTASVADHYVATRTGADIVFLGGIINYLLTNDKIQHEYVRNYTDMPFIVREDFAFNDGLYSGWDDAANKYADKSSWNYEMGDDGYAKVDPTLEHPRCVYQLMKKHYSRYTPEMVERACGVPPEKFHLVAEALASTAVPGRAATILYALGWTQHSTGAETLRTGAMVQLLLGNMGIAGGGMNALRGHSNIQGLTDLGLLTNMLPGYLTLPSESEQDWDAYVAKRALKPLRPNQLSYYSNSKKFLVSFMKAWWGDAATEDNNYAFDYLPKLDKPYDMMQAFELMNQGKMTGYICQGFNILASGPDKQKITDSLSKLKWLAIMDPLQTETAEFWKPHGDFHKVDPAQIQTEVFSLPTSCFAEERGSLVSSSRVLQWHWQGAEPPGQAKSDLDIMSALFLRLKKAYQTEGGKFPDPILNLTWNYSNPNSPTPEEIAMEFNGKALKEITDPKDPTKVILKKNEQLAGFAQLKDDGSTACGCWIFAGSWTAAGNQMGRRDNSDPTGIGNTLNWAWAWPANRRVLYNRASTDMKGKPWDPTRKLISWNGTAWTGADVPDYKADEPPENGMGPFIMLAEGVARFFSRDAMAEGPFPEHYEPFESPIGHNPMHPNNPKAFNNPAGRMFPNDRKKLGKKDEYPHAATSYRLTEHFHFWTKHARLNAIVQPEQFVEIGEALAKEVGVVHGDRVKVSSKRGYIIAKAVVTKRIKQLTIDGKPMHHVGLPINFGFKGLTKPGYLVNTLTPTVGDGNSQTPESKSFLVKVEKA, from the coding sequence ATGAACCAGATGTCGAGACGCCAGTTCCTTCGGGTAACCGGCGCGACCATCGCGGGTTCGAGCATTGCGCTCCTCGGCTTTGCGCCGGCAACGGCCTTGGCCGAAGTCCGGCAGTACAAGCTGGCGCGCAGTACCGAAACCCGCAACACTTGCCCCTACTGCTCCGTCGGTTGCGGCATTTTGATGTACGGCCTGGGCGACGGCGCCAAAAACGCCACCGCCAGCATCATCCACATTGAAGGCGACGCCGACCACCCGGTCAACCGCGGCACGCTGTGCCCGAAAGGCGCTTCGCTGATCGACTTCATCCACTCGCCGAACCGCCTGCTTGCGCCGCAATACCGCGCGCCCGGCGCCAGCGAATGGAGCCCGATGTCGTGGGATGACGCGCTGAACCGCATCGCTAAACTGATGAAGGCTGACCGTGACGCCAACTTCATCGAAAAAACCGAAGACGGCAAAACCGTCAACCGCTGGACCACCACCGGCATGCTGTGCGCTTCGGCGGCCAGCAACGAAGTCGGCTATTTAACCCATAAAACGATGCGTGCCACTGGCATGCTCCCATTCGACAACCAAGCACGTGTTTGACACGGTCCAACGGTGGCAGGTCTTGCCTCGACATTTGGACGTGGTGCGATGACGAATCACTGGGTTGACATCAAGAATGCTGATGTCATCCTGGTCATGGGCGGCAACGCAGCAGAAGCACACCCTTGCGGGTTTAAATGGGTCACGGAAGCAAAAGCGCATCGCGGCGCCAAGCTGATCGTGGTCGATCCACGCTTTACCCGAACGGCTTCGGTAGCGGACCATTACGTCGCTACGCGCACCGGTGCGGATATTGTGTTCCTGGGCGGTATCATCAATTACCTGCTCACCAACGACAAGATTCAACACGAGTACGTTCGTAACTATACGGACATGCCGTTTATCGTCCGCGAAGATTTCGCCTTCAACGACGGCCTGTATTCGGGCTGGGACGACGCGGCCAACAAGTACGCGGACAAGAGCAGCTGGAACTACGAGATGGGCGACGACGGCTATGCCAAGGTCGACCCGACGCTGGAGCATCCGCGCTGCGTGTACCAGTTGATGAAGAAGCACTACTCGCGCTACACGCCAGAAATGGTGGAGCGGGCCTGCGGCGTGCCACCGGAGAAATTCCATCTGGTGGCCGAAGCGCTGGCCTCGACCGCTGTGCCGGGCCGTGCCGCGACCATCCTGTACGCACTGGGCTGGACCCAGCACTCGACCGGCGCGGAAACCCTGCGTACCGGCGCCATGGTGCAGCTGCTGCTGGGTAATATGGGTATCGCCGGCGGCGGCATGAACGCGCTGCGCGGCCACTCCAACATCCAGGGTCTGACCGACCTGGGCCTGCTGACCAATATGCTGCCGGGTTACCTGACCCTGCCGAGCGAGTCGGAGCAGGATTGGGATGCCTATGTTGCCAAGCGCGCACTGAAACCATTGCGTCCGAACCAGCTGAGCTACTACAGCAACTCCAAGAAATTCCTGGTCTCCTTCATGAAGGCCTGGTGGGGCGATGCTGCGACCGAAGACAACAACTACGCCTTCGACTACCTGCCGAAGCTGGATAAACCTTACGACATGATGCAGGCTTTCGAGCTGATGAATCAGGGTAAGATGACCGGCTACATCTGCCAGGGCTTCAACATCCTGGCCTCCGGCCCGGACAAGCAGAAGATCACCGACTCGCTGTCCAAGCTGAAGTGGCTGGCCATCATGGACCCGCTGCAGACCGAGACCGCCGAGTTCTGGAAACCGCACGGCGACTTCCACAAGGTCGATCCGGCGCAGATCCAGACCGAGGTGTTCAGCCTGCCGACCTCGTGCTTCGCGGAAGAACGCGGTTCGCTGGTGTCGTCGTCGCGCGTGCTGCAATGGCACTGGCAAGGCGCCGAGCCGCCAGGCCAGGCCAAGTCCGACCTTGACATCATGTCGGCGCTGTTCCTGCGCCTCAAAAAGGCGTACCAGACCGAAGGCGGCAAGTTCCCGGATCCGATCCTGAATCTGACCTGGAACTACAGCAACCCGAACTCGCCGACGCCGGAAGAGATCGCGATGGAATTCAACGGTAAAGCGCTGAAGGAAATCACCGATCCGAAAGATCCGACCAAAGTCATCCTGAAGAAGAACGAGCAGCTGGCAGGCTTCGCTCAACTCAAGGACGACGGCAGCACCGCGTGCGGTTGCTGGATCTTTGCCGGTTCGTGGACCGCCGCCGGCAACCAAATGGGCCGCCGCGACAACAGCGACCCGACCGGTATCGGCAATACGCTGAACTGGGCCTGGGCCTGGCCGGCCAACCGCCGCGTGCTGTACAACCGCGCCTCGACCGACATGAAGGGCAAGCCGTGGGATCCAACCCGCAAGCTGATCTCGTGGAATGGCACGGCCTGGACCGGCGCCGACGTGCCCGATTACAAGGCCGACGAGCCGCCGGAAAACGGCATGGGTCCGTTCATCATGCTGGCCGAAGGCGTGGCCCGCTTCTTCTCGCGTGACGCGATGGCCGAAGGGCCGTTCCCGGAACACTACGAGCCGTTTGAATCGCCGATCGGGCACAACCCGATGCACCCGAACAATCCCAAGGCCTTCAACAACCCGGCCGGACGGATGTTCCCGAACGACCGCAAGAAACTGGGCAAGAAGGACGAGTATCCGCATGCGGCCACCAGCTACCGCCTGACCGAGCACTTCCACTTCTGGACCAAGCACGCGCGCCTCAACGCCATCGTGCAGCCGGAGCAGTTCGTGGAAATCGGCGAAGCGCTGGCCAAGGAAGTCGGCGTGGTGCATGGAGACCGGGTCAAGGTGTCGTCCAAGCGCGGCTACATCATCGCCAAAGCGGTGGTGACCAAGCGTATCAAGCAACTGACGATTGACGGCAAACCGATGCACCACGTCGGCCTGCCGATCAACTTCGGCTTCAAGGGCCTGACCAAACCGGGCTACCTTGTCAACACGCTGACGCCTACCGTGGGCGACGGCAATTCACAGACACCGGAATCGAAATCGTTCCTGGTGAAAGTGGAAAAAGCTTAA
- a CDS encoding formate dehydrogenase subunit gamma — protein MSHSNRDKDGNPLIQRYTPNERSNHWITAICFILLAVSGLAMFHPAMSWMYMFLGGGQWTRILHPFIGLVMFVSFAILVLRFWHHNHIDAADKQWMKQIGDVLNNREDKLPKIGMYNAGQKILFFVLIACMCGLLLSGIVIWRAYFAFYFPIPLIRAAALLHAVCAFGIICSIIVHIYAALWVKGSIGAMVRGTVTYGWARKHHPRWFEAVIKKSRD, from the coding sequence ATGAGCCACTCCAACCGCGATAAAGACGGCAATCCGCTGATCCAGCGTTACACGCCCAACGAGCGTAGCAACCACTGGATCACGGCCATCTGCTTCATTTTGCTGGCGGTGTCCGGCCTCGCCATGTTCCATCCGGCGATGTCGTGGATGTATATGTTCCTCGGTGGCGGCCAGTGGACCCGCATCCTCCATCCCTTCATCGGGCTGGTGATGTTTGTCTCCTTCGCCATCCTGGTGCTGCGCTTCTGGCACCACAACCACATCGACGCCGCCGACAAGCAGTGGATGAAGCAAATCGGCGATGTGCTGAACAACCGCGAAGACAAGCTGCCGAAAATCGGCATGTACAACGCCGGCCAGAAGATTCTGTTCTTCGTGCTGATCGCGTGCATGTGCGGGCTGCTGTTGTCGGGTATCGTGATCTGGCGCGCGTACTTCGCGTTCTATTTCCCGATCCCGCTGATCCGCGCGGCGGCGCTGCTGCATGCGGTGTGCGCGTTCGGCATCATCTGCTCGATCATTGTCCACATCTACGCAGCACTGTGGGTCAAGGGTTCGATCGGCGCCATGGTGCGCGGCACCGTCACCTATGGCTGGGCGCGCAAGCACCATCCGCGCTGGTTTGAAGCAGTGATCAAAAAATCACGCGACTGA
- the fdxH gene encoding formate dehydrogenase subunit beta: MSLQSLDILRMSATTVTPPQARTPVTGTVAKLIDVSKCIGCKACQTACMEWNDLRDEVGETTGVYDNPIDMTAKSWTVMRFSEYENPKGDLEWLIRKDGCMHCEDPGCLKACPAPGAIVQYTNGIVDFHQENCIGCGYCVAGCPFDVPRISKEDSRAYKCTLCSDRVAVGQEPACVKTCPTGAITFGTKEDMKEHAAERIEDLKSRGFEHAGLYDPAGVGGTHVMYVLHHADQPSLYHGLKKDPSIGVTVGLWKGLTKPLALAGIAMTALAGWFHYSRIGPNEVSKDEEAEALAEAQRIREEAP; encoded by the coding sequence ATGTCATTACAATCACTTGATATCCTGCGCATGTCCGCGACCACGGTGACGCCGCCCCAGGCGCGTACCCCGGTCACAGGCACGGTCGCCAAGCTGATCGACGTCTCCAAATGCATCGGCTGCAAGGCTTGCCAAACGGCCTGCATGGAGTGGAACGATCTGCGCGACGAGGTGGGTGAAACCACCGGCGTGTACGACAACCCGATCGACATGACGGCGAAATCCTGGACCGTCATGCGCTTCTCGGAATACGAGAACCCGAAGGGCGACCTCGAATGGCTGATCCGCAAGGACGGCTGCATGCACTGCGAAGATCCGGGCTGTCTTAAAGCCTGCCCGGCGCCGGGCGCCATCGTCCAGTACACCAACGGCATTGTGGATTTCCATCAGGAGAACTGCATTGGCTGCGGCTACTGTGTCGCCGGCTGCCCGTTCGACGTGCCACGCATTTCCAAGGAAGACAGCCGCGCCTACAAGTGCACGCTGTGTTCGGATCGTGTGGCCGTCGGCCAGGAACCTGCGTGCGTCAAAACCTGCCCTACCGGCGCCATCACCTTTGGCACCAAGGAGGACATGAAGGAGCACGCTGCCGAGCGCATCGAGGATCTGAAGTCGCGCGGCTTCGAGCACGCCGGCCTGTACGACCCGGCCGGTGTGGGCGGCACGCACGTCATGTACGTGCTGCACCACGCGGACCAGCCGTCGCTGTATCACGGCCTGAAAAAGGACCCGAGCATCGGCGTCACGGTCGGTTTGTGGAAAGGCCTGACCAAGCCGCTGGCACTGGCGGGTATCGCCATGACAGCGCTGGCCGGCTGGTTCCACTACTCGCGCATCGGTCCGAACGAAGTGTCGAAGGATGAAGAAGCCGAAGCGCTGGCCGAGGCACAACGCATCAGGGAGGAAGCACCATGA
- the selA gene encoding L-seryl-tRNA(Sec) selenium transferase, producing the protein MSEQSARSDNTLHGAVSAAGVPAGAIRLPAVHLILSDAGCEPLLAAYGRVQTLDAARALLAELRAMLLAAREGGETAAAVTGAPDTSIPSLLAMLAARLQEQNASPLRPVFNLTGTVLHTNLGRALLPDAAVQAVVDSMRWPMNLEWDIDTGKRGDRDNLIEELLLELTGAEAATIVNNNAAAVLLMLNTVALGKEVIVSRGELVEIGGAFRIPDVMTRAGAVLREVGATNRTHLKDYDEAAGPQTALMMKVHTSNYAITGFTKSIELDELAPLSKKHNIPLAVDLGSGTLVDLEQYGLPHETTVRETIEGGADLVTFSGDKLLGGPQCGIIVGRKDLIAQIKKNPLKRALRVGKLTLAALEPVLALYRAPDLLPERLTTLKLLTRPAADMRAQAQAILPQLQAALGAGYEVTDAAMFSQIGSGALPVDQLPSHGLVVRPAAAGRVSNALGVLEQRLRALPLPVIGRVAQDALWLDLRCLQDYQQQRFIEQLGLLTA; encoded by the coding sequence ATGAGCGAGCAGTCCGCCCGCTCAGACAACACGCTGCACGGCGCCGTGTCGGCCGCTGGCGTGCCGGCCGGCGCCATCCGCCTGCCTGCCGTGCACCTGATCCTGTCGGACGCCGGCTGCGAGCCGCTGCTGGCCGCCTATGGCCGCGTGCAGACGCTGGACGCGGCGCGCGCGCTGCTGGCCGAGTTGCGCGCCATGCTGCTGGCCGCGCGCGAAGGCGGCGAGACGGCGGCGGCCGTGACCGGCGCGCCCGACACCAGCATCCCGTCGCTGCTGGCGATGCTGGCGGCGCGGCTGCAGGAACAAAACGCTTCGCCGCTGCGGCCCGTGTTCAACCTGACCGGCACCGTGCTGCACACCAATCTGGGCCGCGCCTTGCTGCCCGACGCCGCTGTGCAAGCGGTGGTGGATTCGATGCGCTGGCCGATGAACCTGGAGTGGGACATCGACACCGGCAAACGCGGCGACCGCGATAACCTAATCGAAGAACTGCTGCTGGAACTGACCGGCGCCGAAGCGGCCACCATCGTCAACAACAACGCCGCCGCCGTGCTGCTAATGCTGAACACGGTGGCACTCGGCAAAGAGGTGATCGTCTCGCGCGGCGAGCTGGTGGAGATCGGCGGCGCCTTCCGCATTCCGGACGTGATGACGCGCGCCGGCGCGGTGCTGCGCGAAGTCGGCGCCACCAACCGTACGCATTTGAAGGACTACGACGAAGCAGCCGGCCCACAGACTGCGCTGATGATGAAGGTCCATACCAGCAATTACGCCATCACCGGCTTCACCAAGAGCATCGAGCTGGACGAACTGGCGCCGCTGTCGAAGAAGCACAATATCCCGCTGGCGGTGGACCTGGGCAGCGGCACGCTGGTCGATCTTGAACAGTATGGCCTGCCGCACGAAACCACTGTGCGCGAGACCATCGAAGGCGGCGCCGACCTGGTGACCTTCAGCGGCGACAAGCTGCTGGGCGGGCCGCAGTGCGGCATCATCGTCGGCCGCAAGGACCTGATCGCGCAGATCAAAAAGAATCCACTGAAGCGCGCGCTGCGCGTCGGCAAACTGACGCTGGCCGCGCTGGAACCGGTGCTGGCCCTGTACCGCGCGCCGGACCTGCTGCCGGAGCGCTTGACCACCCTCAAGCTGCTGACCCGCCCCGCCGCCGACATGCGCGCGCAGGCGCAAGCCATCCTGCCACAGTTGCAGGCCGCGCTGGGCGCCGGCTATGAAGTGACCGACGCAGCGATGTTCAGCCAGATCGGCAGCGGCGCGCTGCCGGTCGACCAGTTGCCGAGCCACGGCCTGGTGGTGCGGCCGGCCGCTGCGGGCCGCGTCAGCAACGCGCTGGGCGTGCTGGAACAGCGCCTGCGCGCGCTGCCGCTGCCGGTGATCGGCCGCGTGGCGCAGGACGCACTGTGGCTCGACCTGCGCTGCCTGCAGGACTATCAGCAGCAGCGCTTCATCGAACAACTGGGGCTGCTCACAGCATGA
- a CDS encoding TonB-dependent siderophore receptor, with product MSSKNPFAPSRLQLALAAAGLCALHFSAIAAEDVGGALSTVEVKATVEKKKLGDSVSSGALGRKSELDTPFSTKSVSSDEIEDRLATSISEVLKYDASVTAISPPISTHPATIQMRGLRLDDLNGYKVNGLANINRGTEMPLEMFESVEALKGLTGYMYGFGSPGGIINYVTKRPTTEKTFSAAMGYQEGGAIKEHIDTGGRLGEDGEFGYRLNLVHEDGDVKQESGSIKRNAAGLNLEWRVTRDLALTYDAIYQRRRSVGGTDIILTNTPIPFKIPAALDGDTKLNSIGAGNDVEYTLATTGVEYRLAPDWVANVSYRTSDSTRVYKKDQYYLTSNKGDYRDRITSELHGYHFDQVQATVDGKFNIAGLSNEVVLGTMSQNLVSTSSVVTPKTYVGTGNLSAPSIISAASVNYSGGTYRDETTRQEALFASDTLKFSDAWSLVAGARYTRFTDNAYSTKGVLTASYPANKTTPTVALMFKPAADTTLYASYVEALEQAASAPTTTVNANQTFAPLKSKQSEAGVKMERSWWNATASLFHIERGAQYTNASNVYVSDGQSKYNGLEVNSVVQAAKNLSIEGGIMLLDASLEDAAPGYSGKRAVGAPRRQASIQATLRDVLPGLALHVGSQYLGELPMDAANVNTLPAYTLFDAGFNYRHRYFGKMISVRANISNIANRKYWTYYQENYLNIGAPRTASLSVRVDF from the coding sequence ATGTCCTCGAAAAATCCTTTCGCTCCATCCCGTCTGCAACTCGCCCTGGCCGCCGCCGGCCTGTGCGCCCTCCACTTCTCCGCCATCGCTGCGGAGGATGTCGGCGGCGCGCTGTCTACGGTCGAAGTCAAAGCCACCGTCGAAAAGAAAAAGCTCGGCGACAGCGTCAGCAGCGGCGCTCTGGGACGCAAGTCGGAACTGGATACGCCCTTCTCCACCAAGTCCGTCTCCAGCGACGAAATCGAAGACCGCCTGGCCACCAGCATTTCCGAAGTGCTGAAGTATGACGCGTCGGTCACCGCCATCTCGCCACCGATCTCCACCCACCCGGCCACCATCCAGATGCGCGGCCTGCGCCTGGATGACCTGAACGGCTACAAGGTCAATGGCCTGGCCAACATCAACCGCGGCACCGAGATGCCGCTGGAGATGTTCGAGAGCGTGGAAGCCCTGAAAGGCCTGACCGGCTATATGTACGGCTTCGGTTCGCCGGGCGGTATCATCAACTATGTGACCAAACGTCCAACCACCGAGAAGACCTTCAGCGCGGCGATGGGATACCAGGAAGGCGGCGCAATCAAGGAGCATATCGACACCGGCGGCCGTCTCGGCGAAGACGGTGAATTCGGCTACCGTCTGAATCTGGTGCACGAAGACGGCGACGTCAAACAGGAAAGTGGCTCGATCAAGCGCAACGCCGCCGGCCTGAATCTGGAATGGCGCGTGACCAGGGACCTGGCGCTGACCTACGATGCGATCTACCAGCGCCGCCGCAGCGTGGGCGGTACCGACATCATCCTCACCAACACACCTATTCCGTTCAAGATCCCGGCCGCGCTGGATGGCGACACCAAACTGAATAGCATCGGCGCGGGCAACGACGTGGAATACACGCTGGCCACCACCGGCGTCGAATACCGCCTGGCGCCAGACTGGGTTGCCAACGTATCGTACCGCACCTCGGACTCCACCCGCGTGTACAAGAAGGACCAGTACTACCTCACCAGCAATAAAGGCGACTACCGAGACCGCATTACCTCCGAGCTGCACGGCTACCATTTCGACCAGGTGCAGGCAACCGTCGACGGCAAATTCAATATCGCTGGCCTGAGCAATGAAGTGGTGCTGGGCACGATGTCGCAGAACCTTGTGTCGACGTCGTCGGTGGTGACGCCGAAGACCTACGTCGGCACCGGCAACCTGTCCGCGCCAAGCATCATCAGCGCCGCCAGCGTCAATTACAGCGGCGGTACCTATCGCGACGAAACCACGCGCCAGGAAGCGCTGTTCGCCAGCGACACGCTGAAGTTCAGCGACGCCTGGTCGCTGGTGGCCGGCGCGCGCTACACGCGCTTCACCGACAACGCCTATTCGACCAAGGGCGTTCTGACCGCCAGCTACCCGGCCAACAAGACCACGCCCACCGTCGCGCTGATGTTCAAGCCGGCCGCCGACACCACGCTGTACGCCAGCTACGTGGAAGCACTGGAACAAGCCGCGTCGGCACCAACCACCACCGTCAACGCCAACCAGACTTTCGCGCCGCTCAAGAGCAAGCAGTCGGAAGCCGGCGTCAAGATGGAGCGCAGCTGGTGGAACGCCACCGCCTCGCTGTTCCACATCGAGCGCGGCGCGCAGTACACCAACGCCAGCAACGTTTACGTGTCGGACGGCCAGTCCAAATACAATGGTCTGGAAGTGAACAGCGTGGTTCAGGCGGCGAAGAACCTGTCTATCGAAGGCGGCATCATGCTGCTGGATGCATCGCTGGAAGATGCAGCGCCGGGCTATAGCGGCAAGCGCGCCGTTGGTGCGCCACGCCGTCAGGCGTCGATTCAGGCGACCTTGCGCGATGTGCTGCCAGGCCTGGCGCTGCACGTCGGTTCGCAGTACCTGGGCGAGCTGCCGATGGACGCGGCCAATGTCAACACGCTGCCGGCGTACACGTTGTTCGATGCGGGCTTCAACTATCGTCACCGCTACTTCGGCAAGATGATCAGCGTGCGCGCGAATATCTCCAACATCGCCAACCGCAAATACTGGACCTACTACCAGGAGAACTACCTGAACATCGGCGCGCCGCGTACCGCCAGCCTCAGTGTTCGGGTAGACTTCTAA
- a CDS encoding histidine-type phosphatase — protein MKPLRLAAGAALSLLLSHAYGEQFYQTKTPYAPQQDSASYEKAPAGYKAVYTQLLARHGSRGLSSFKTDLALYNLWQLAQQQDALSPLGRQLGPDIEAMIKANALLGYGVDGISKPGYGNETMQGVDEHTGLAQRLYARLPALFRDAQKDQRRIVVLSSGKDRAVDSAAFFSRALTAQQPGLAPLIDAGIDRPTLYFHKLNTKQDGMTPEATLAYQRWDQSDELQARKAAIHADPRLKAAALSTLGALFSPSFIAALEHGHISAANAGTRSYTSADGKFTTNITGDGDTKIGTATDAALTLYELYAAAADMEAELKADFTKYVQPQQARVYAEAEDAVAFYEKGPGVTENGDVTWRMAGALVADFFREADAIDAGKRANAAKLRFAHAEIVIPFASALGLSSMSEQLPRATTYSYDNSPWRGVQVAPMAANIQWDVYQNGAGRTLVRMLYNERETDFNMACDAARIAPASHFYDYRQLKSCYKY, from the coding sequence ATGAAACCACTCCGTCTTGCGGCCGGCGCCGCTCTGTCCCTGCTGTTGTCGCATGCGTATGGCGAGCAGTTTTATCAAACCAAAACGCCGTACGCACCACAGCAGGACAGCGCCAGCTACGAGAAGGCGCCTGCCGGCTACAAGGCGGTCTACACGCAGCTTCTGGCCCGCCACGGCTCGCGTGGCCTGAGCAGCTTCAAGACGGATCTCGCGCTGTACAACCTGTGGCAGCTGGCGCAGCAGCAGGATGCGCTGTCGCCGTTGGGCCGCCAGCTGGGGCCTGATATTGAAGCCATGATCAAGGCCAACGCGCTGCTGGGCTACGGCGTGGATGGCATCAGCAAACCAGGCTACGGCAACGAGACCATGCAGGGCGTGGACGAACACACCGGCCTCGCCCAGCGCCTGTATGCGCGCTTACCGGCGCTGTTCCGTGATGCGCAGAAGGACCAGCGCCGCATCGTGGTGCTCAGCTCCGGCAAGGACCGGGCGGTGGACAGCGCCGCCTTCTTCAGCCGCGCGCTGACCGCGCAGCAGCCAGGCCTGGCGCCGCTGATCGACGCCGGCATCGACCGCCCTACTCTCTATTTTCACAAACTGAATACCAAGCAGGATGGCATGACGCCGGAAGCTACGCTGGCTTACCAGCGCTGGGACCAGAGCGACGAACTGCAAGCCCGCAAGGCCGCGATTCACGCCGATCCTCGCCTGAAGGCCGCTGCGCTGTCCACGCTGGGTGCGTTGTTCTCGCCCAGCTTCATCGCGGCGCTGGAACACGGCCATATCAGCGCCGCCAATGCCGGTACGCGCAGCTACACCAGCGCCGACGGCAAGTTCACCACCAACATCACCGGCGACGGCGATACCAAAATCGGCACCGCCACCGACGCCGCGCTGACCCTGTATGAGTTGTATGCCGCCGCAGCCGACATGGAAGCCGAACTCAAAGCCGACTTCACCAAATACGTCCAGCCGCAGCAAGCCCGAGTTTACGCCGAAGCCGAAGACGCCGTCGCCTTCTACGAAAAAGGCCCCGGCGTCACTGAAAACGGCGACGTCACCTGGCGCATGGCCGGCGCGCTGGTCGCCGATTTCTTCCGCGAGGCCGACGCCATCGACGCCGGCAAGCGGGCCAACGCCGCCAAGCTGCGCTTCGCCCACGCCGAAATCGTCATCCCGTTCGCCAGCGCGCTGGGACTCAGCAGCATGTCCGAACAGCTGCCGCGCGCGACGACTTACAGTTACGACAACAGCCCATGGCGCGGCGTACAAGTCGCGCCGATGGCCGCCAATATTCAGTGGGATGTGTACCAGAATGGCGCCGGCCGCACGCTGGTCCGCATGCTGTACAACGAGCGCGAAACTGACTTCAACATGGCCTGCGACGCGGCACGCATCGCGCCGGCCAGCCACTTTTACGACTACCGGCAGTTGAAAAGTTGCTATAAGTATTAA